A section of the Roseovarius sp. W115 genome encodes:
- a CDS encoding SDR family oxidoreductase yields the protein MKSILITGASSGIGRATAEEFLKAGWRVGCVARRAEKLDEITSSHKAAIALPADVTDMAAMQDVFTTFVASVGRIDAVFNNAGMFGPSTSPDEVSLDAFDQVINVNVRGMFITAKLAFAQMRAQDPQGGRIINNGSLSAHNPRPGSICYTTSKHAVTGMTRSISLDGRPFNIACGQIDIGNARTELVEDLNARILAENPDATLMPMMDVGDAARSVLHMASLPLEANVQFMTVLATTMPYIGRG from the coding sequence ATGAAGAGCATTCTGATCACCGGGGCCAGCTCCGGCATTGGGCGCGCAACAGCAGAAGAATTTCTTAAGGCAGGATGGCGTGTGGGATGTGTGGCGCGGCGCGCGGAGAAGCTGGATGAGATCACGTCATCCCATAAGGCGGCTATCGCTCTGCCTGCGGATGTGACCGATATGGCTGCAATGCAGGATGTTTTCACGACTTTTGTCGCCTCGGTTGGTCGGATTGATGCCGTGTTCAACAACGCCGGGATGTTTGGTCCTTCCACCTCTCCGGATGAGGTGAGCCTTGATGCCTTTGATCAAGTCATCAATGTCAATGTGCGGGGCATGTTCATCACCGCCAAACTCGCCTTTGCACAGATGCGTGCGCAGGATCCCCAAGGCGGGCGGATTATCAATAACGGTTCGCTCTCGGCCCACAACCCGCGTCCCGGCTCTATTTGCTACACAACCTCGAAGCACGCTGTGACTGGTATGACGCGATCCATTTCTCTTGATGGGCGGCCCTTCAACATCGCCTGTGGGCAAATCGACATTGGCAATGCACGTACCGAGTTGGTCGAAGATCTGAATGCCCGTATTCTGGCCGAAAACCCCGATGCGACGCTGATGCCGATGATGGATGTGGGTGATGCCGCGCGGTCTGTTTTGCACATGGCCAGCCTGCCTTTGGAGGCCAATGTGCAATTCATGACGGTTCTGGCCACCACCATGCCCTATATCGGACGCGGCTGA
- a CDS encoding DUF2794 domain-containing protein, protein MTVQTPVPFSSFKGPEQVAFHRTELSVILSVYGRMVAAGEWRDYGISSLKDVAIFSVFRRTAEHPLYRIEKRPKLRGRQGQYAVIGMDGQILKRGSDLRTVLRVLERKLIRAID, encoded by the coding sequence ATGACCGTTCAGACACCCGTTCCTTTTTCGAGCTTCAAGGGACCAGAGCAGGTTGCCTTTCACAGAACAGAGCTTTCCGTGATCCTGTCCGTCTATGGGCGCATGGTGGCCGCTGGCGAATGGCGCGACTATGGGATTTCCTCGCTCAAGGACGTAGCGATCTTCTCAGTCTTCCGCCGCACGGCGGAACATCCTTTGTACCGGATTGAAAAACGGCCAAAGCTGCGTGGGCGGCAAGGTCAGTACGCCGTCATCGGTATGGATGGGCAGATCCTGAAACGCGGATCTGATTTGCGGACCGTGCTGCGTGTGCTTGAGCGCAAGCTTATCCGAGCCATCGACTAA